A genomic stretch from Nilaparvata lugens isolate BPH chromosome 8, ASM1435652v1, whole genome shotgun sequence includes:
- the LOC120352839 gene encoding uncharacterized protein LOC120352839, producing the protein MDEESLPPIEEFYSSLCDSTISADDYRHAQTVWKHFNCRTLGQYSDLYLKTDVLLLADIMESFRNISLETFKLDPAHYFTLPGFSFDAMLKYTKIKLELLTDYSMYAFFHSSIRGGIVTCVHRHAVANNHYTGAPYNTKKPNSFLAFLDINNLYGYSMCAALPRANFAWMSRDEIDNAVANMKNWSKDQTVGYVLEVDIEYPKDLHDAHNDFPFLAKNQKVFPSNQTRLITSLTNHTNYVCHYLLLKQAIEHGLKLTNIRRGISFEQSKFLEPYISLNTQLRQQSKNKFQKDFHKLLNNVIFGKSCMNLWKQMDLKLVNNEKSLLKYIARPSFKDRLIFGKNICGITLHKENILLNNPIYIGFSILDLSKTVMYSFHYDVIRKIYGPSAKLLYQDTDSLMYLIKTADFYWDIRTNEDLKHWLDTSNYPVDHPAYSTQNRMVVGKMKDEFASKAPYQFLGLRSKLWACRLYNEIIGQQQQQQHFDKETEDRLENEHDIKNY; encoded by the exons ATGGACGAGGAAAGTTTACCAcctatagaagaattttacagCTCTCTTTGTGATAGTACAATAAGTGCAGACGATTATCGGCATGCACAAACAGTTTGGAAACACTTCAATTGTCGCACACTTGGACAATACAGTGacttatatttgaaaacagacgTACTACTCCTAGCTGACATAATGGAATCTTTCCGCAACATTAGTCTCGAGACTTTCAAACTGGACCCAGCTCACTATTTCACACTTCCTGGTTTTTCTTTTGATGCTATGCTTAAATACACTAAAATTAAGTTGGAACTTTTAACAGATTACTCGATGTACGCATTTTTCCATTCCTCTATTAGGGGCGGAATAGTTACGtgtgttcacagacatgcaGTTGCAAATAATCACTATACTGGTGCACCTTACAATACAAAAAAACCCAACAGTTTTCTAGCTTTTCTGGACATTAACAATTTATACGGGTATTCTATGTGTGCGGCTCTACCCAGAGCAAATTTTGCTTGGATGAGTCGAGACGAAATAGACAATGCTGTTGCCAACATGAAAAATTGGAGCAAGGACCAAACAGTAGGCTATGTTTTAGAAGTAGACATAGAATACCCAAAAGACTTGCACGACGCACACAACGATTTTCCTTTTCTGGCAAAAAATCAAAAAGTTTTCCCATCCAATCAGACTCGACTCATAACCTCACTTACAAATCACACAAATTATGTATGCCACTATTTACTGTTGAAACAAGCTATAGAACACGGATTGAAATTGACAAACATTCGTAGAG GCATTTCTTTTGAACAAAGCAAATTTCTAGAACCATACATAAGTTTGAACACACAGCTAAGACAACAGtctaagaataaatttcaaaaagatttcCACAAATTACTCAACAATGTGATTTTCGGTAAATCGTGTATGAATTTATGGAAACAAATGGATTTAAAGTTGGTTAATAACGAGAAATCGCTATTGAAATATATAGCTCGTCCCTCGTTCAAAGATCGTTTGATTTTTGGTAAGAACATATGTGGTATTACTCTACACAAGGAAAATATTTTGCTAAACAACCCTATTTACATTGGTTTTTCGATTTTAGATTTGAGTAAAACAGTAATGTATTCGTTCCATTATGATGTAATTAGAAAGATATATGGTCCCAGTGCCAAACTCCTGTATCAAGACACGGATAGTCTGATGTATCTGATTAAAACCGCGGACTTTTATTGGGACATAAGGACAAATGAAGATTTGAAACATTGGCTAGACACGTCAAATTATCCTGTAGATCACCCAGCTTATTCAACACAGAACCGAATGGTGGTTGGTAAGATGAAAGATGAATTTGCTTCTAAAGCTCCTTATCAGTTTCTGGGTTTACGGTCAAAACTATGGGCGTgcagattgtataatgaaattattggtcaacagcagcagcagcaacatttTGATAAAGAAACAGAAGATAGATTAGAAAATGAAC ATGATATCaaaaattattag